In a single window of the Prochlorococcus marinus str. AS9601 genome:
- a CDS encoding sulfurtransferase TusA family protein: MTSLKHLDLKSVPCPLNVVKIKLALEKLSKNEQLIVELDKGEPEEMVLNNLKEIGCLFKQIKENEKFIKIKILNEN; encoded by the coding sequence ATGACTTCCTTAAAGCATTTGGATCTTAAATCTGTCCCATGTCCTTTAAATGTTGTCAAAATCAAATTGGCTTTGGAGAAGTTATCCAAAAACGAACAACTTATTGTTGAACTAGATAAAGGTGAACCTGAAGAAATGGTATTAAACAACTTAAAAGAGATTGGATGTTTGTTTAAACAAATCAAAGAAAATGAAAAATTTATAAAAATAAAAATATTGAATGAAAACTAA